The sequence below is a genomic window from Streptomyces sp. NBC_00582.
GCCTCCAGCTCACGGACGACTGCCGAGACTGGATCAAGACCGAACTCCTCGACTCCACGGGCGACATCGACGCCACCGCCGGATACGGCGCCTGCGGCGACCTCACCGACGACGAGATGACCCAGGCCGTCGACCAGGTCACGCAGGAGCTGATCGACGCCACGCCCTGACCGTCCCCGTACGCAAGGAGGCGCCCGTGCCCAGCAACCCCCGCAACGGGCGCCCCTACCGCGACCTCTGCCGCGCCCAACGCGCCCTCGGCCTGCCCTGCTGGTGGTGCGGCCGCGAGATCGACTACAGCCTCACCGGCCGCGACGCACAACGCAGCCCCTGGGGCTTCACCCTCGACCACGCACAGCCACTCTCCCGAGGCGGCCACCTCCTCGACCCCGCCAACGCCCGCTCAGCGCACCGCCGCTGCAACAGCGCCCGCGGCAACCGCACCGACGCCCAGCGACAGCCGGTACGGTCCTCGCGGAGGTGGTGAGGGTGACCGCGCAGACCCTGACGCTGTTCAGCCGGAGCTTGCTGTCGAAGTGGGGCTTCAACGACGGCGACACTCCCGACGCCTGGATGGACTGGTGCGACAGCGAGGGCATCGACTGGCCCCAGCTCGACTTCCCGCTCGTCGCCCTCGTCCGCGAGCACCTCGTGCCGGCCATCACACAGAACGTCTCCGTCGTCGAAATCGAGACCAGCCACAACCCCATCCGCGTGGAGACCATCGACGGCACGGACGTCCGCCCCGTCTGGACTGGCCTAGTCGACGAGCCGACGCTCACCCCCGAGTCAGTCGACGTCCCCATGACCGAGGTCCTACGCGTGGCCCTCGCAGAGAAGGGGCTCACCGAGGCACCTCGGTACGTGCCACCTCTCTGACAGACGAACCGGAGAGCAAGGTGACCGTGAGCAACCCCCGCCCCGACCACACAGAGTGGCGGGCCGAGCAGCACCGCCGCGCCCAGACCTTCGCCCTCGGCTGGGCCGAACGCGCCGAGACCGAGTACGACACTGCCATCGAACACGAGGACAAGGCCCGCAGGTTCGCCGGCAAGGCCTACCTGCGCGAGCCCATGACCGAGGCCCGCCACCTCGCCCAGTTCCACGGCGTACGGTCCACCGAGGCCCTCAAGCTCGCCGAGATGTGGGCCCGCGTCGCTGGCGCCCTCGCCACCGCGCAGGCCTCGACCACCGTGCACGCCGAGCTGCACAGCCGCCTGGGTGACCGCCCAGAGCTCCTCGGCGAGGTCCTCCACGCCCTCGGGGAAGAGGGCATCAGCACAGCCGCAGGGCGGTGAGAGCAGCATGCTCGACGGCCTGCTGCGCCGCATCGCACGACGCTGCGACGCCCACGACCGGGCGTCGTACACCCGCACGCGCCAGCTGGAGGAGGCCGCCGGGATGGAGCCCGGCCCGGCACCCGCCAGCCTGGCCGACGCGTTCCGCAATCCCGACATCATCGACTGCGGCAACACCTGGTGCCGTCACCGGAGGTGACCATGGCCATAACCCCCGAGGAAGCCGCCGCCCTCGAGACAGCACAGAGGCACGCCGAAGCCCAGGCCTACGCCTACACCTGGATGGCCAAGGCACAGGCAGCCGAGGACCAGGCCGACCACGTGGTCGAGCACGAGCGCCACCGGCAAGGGTGGCCCGGCATCGCAACGGCCTACCGCAAGGAAGCCGCCCGGGCCATGACCTTCGCCCGCGCATGGGCCCGCGTAGCCGCCGCGCTCACCCCTGGCCCGGTA
It includes:
- a CDS encoding HNH endonuclease — translated: MPSNPRNGRPYRDLCRAQRALGLPCWWCGREIDYSLTGRDAQRSPWGFTLDHAQPLSRGGHLLDPANARSAHRRCNSARGNRTDAQRQPVRSSRRW